In Pseudobacter ginsenosidimutans, the following are encoded in one genomic region:
- a CDS encoding RagB/SusD family nutrient uptake outer membrane protein, giving the protein MKRLLIVITALGLLSATACKKFLDTRPEDFSVPEQYYNTESQLNDALAGVYASLTTTSTYGLYLSLFLQHGSDEGVYKNTSATANAMVYDHNSADSYIEQTWRDLYIGINRANYLLANVHKPAMDERKRNAIKGEALFLRAFMYYQLVTNWGDVPLFLEPTVDSRKVNNPKTPARQVYDQVLSDMKEASTLVNGYTENGTPVHISKTAVQAMMARVCLKMAGEPLKDITKYEEARAWADSVMQSGIHSLNPSYQQIFTNESADLYDNNSREVLWEIEFYGNNVGALEMGGRFVNYAAVTNNNKEAGIGYGRVGASGYLHKLYDIADLRRDWAIAPYTFRSNNSFEEVLKAPTDIYTRGIGKWRRKYETVLPRNTDYGPTNFPVIRYSDVLLMYAEAENALNGATDAAYAAINQVRRRAYGFPSTQPVTAVSVVNSIVLAAAGNTGYTNTTLTIPVSLSGGGGADAAAAATVSSTSGKVTSIAVTKPGINYTSAPSVTVGTAWAANTLYPVGMQVFNENRLYTVTAAGTSTTTAPTHSSGASSPAVTGAVFTYAGVPATGTATIASYTVDLATGLSKTDFQIQIMNERARELCFEALRKGDLIRWGKFLEQMKMMETDIKQNAPANMQYTTRAYTNVGEKHLLQPIPSSELALNNAMEQNILWK; this is encoded by the coding sequence ATGAAACGATTACTGATTGTTATAACAGCGCTTGGTTTGCTCAGCGCTACTGCCTGTAAGAAATTCCTGGACACTAGACCGGAAGATTTTTCGGTCCCTGAACAATACTACAATACTGAATCACAACTCAACGATGCACTCGCCGGAGTGTATGCATCGCTCACCACTACTTCTACATACGGATTGTATTTGTCGCTTTTTCTGCAGCACGGCAGCGATGAAGGCGTTTATAAGAACACCTCTGCAACCGCCAATGCCATGGTGTATGATCACAATTCTGCCGATTCGTATATCGAGCAGACCTGGCGCGATCTCTATATCGGCATCAACAGGGCCAATTACCTGCTGGCCAATGTGCATAAGCCCGCGATGGATGAAAGGAAACGGAATGCCATCAAGGGTGAAGCGCTTTTCCTTCGTGCATTCATGTATTACCAGCTTGTCACCAACTGGGGTGATGTGCCCCTGTTCCTGGAGCCAACTGTAGACAGTAGAAAAGTGAACAACCCGAAAACGCCTGCCAGGCAGGTGTATGACCAGGTGCTGAGTGATATGAAGGAAGCCAGCACGCTCGTGAATGGCTATACCGAAAACGGAACGCCTGTACATATTTCCAAAACTGCCGTACAGGCAATGATGGCCAGGGTATGTTTGAAGATGGCCGGAGAACCACTGAAGGACATTACAAAATATGAAGAAGCGAGAGCATGGGCGGACAGCGTGATGCAATCCGGGATCCATTCGCTGAATCCCAGCTATCAGCAAATATTCACCAATGAGTCCGCTGATCTTTACGATAACAACAGCAGGGAAGTATTATGGGAGATCGAGTTCTACGGAAACAATGTGGGAGCGCTGGAAATGGGCGGAAGGTTCGTGAATTATGCAGCAGTCACCAATAATAACAAAGAGGCCGGCATCGGATACGGAAGGGTTGGCGCATCGGGCTATCTGCATAAACTCTATGATATAGCCGATCTGCGCCGCGACTGGGCCATTGCTCCCTATACCTTCAGAAGCAACAACAGTTTCGAGGAAGTGCTGAAAGCGCCCACCGATATTTATACGAGAGGGATCGGCAAATGGAGAAGAAAGTATGAAACAGTACTGCCACGCAATACAGATTATGGTCCAACCAACTTCCCCGTGATCCGGTATTCCGATGTATTACTGATGTATGCAGAAGCTGAGAATGCGCTGAACGGTGCTACAGACGCGGCCTATGCAGCTATCAACCAGGTAAGGAGACGCGCTTATGGATTTCCTTCAACACAGCCTGTTACAGCTGTTTCAGTAGTGAACAGCATTGTATTGGCGGCAGCAGGTAATACCGGTTACACCAATACAACGCTCACGATCCCTGTAAGTCTCTCCGGTGGCGGCGGCGCTGATGCTGCTGCTGCGGCAACCGTGAGCTCCACTTCAGGAAAAGTCACATCCATTGCAGTGACCAAACCCGGTATCAATTATACCAGTGCACCATCTGTAACGGTTGGAACAGCCTGGGCCGCCAATACTTTGTATCCTGTGGGTATGCAGGTATTCAATGAAAATCGTTTATACACTGTTACTGCTGCGGGCACATCCACTACAACTGCGCCTACCCATAGCAGTGGGGCCTCTTCACCTGCCGTCACAGGTGCAGTGTTCACCTATGCGGGTGTGCCTGCAACCGGTACGGCCACCATCGCCAGTTATACAGTTGATCTGGCTACCGGCCTTTCAAAAACTGATTTTCAAATTCAGATCATGAACGAAAGGGCCAGGGAGCTTTGCTTTGAAGCTTTACGCAAAGGCGACCTGATCCGCTGGGGCAAATTCCTGGAGCAGATGAAAATGATGGAGACAGATATCAAACAAAACGCCCCGGCCAACATGCAATACACCACCAGGGCCTATACCAATGTGGGAGAAAAACATCTGTTACAACCGATCCCCAGTTCTGAACTGGCATTGAACAATGCGATGGAGCAAAACATATTGTGGAAGTAA
- a CDS encoding alpha/beta hydrolase family protein, with protein MFRFKKRYFLFCICLSLFGEQASAQQEFDGLRGTHNWIGFSDACNSLYHHLAQQAYHYLEQRAKGIAGIKTLAQWKERQLWTRKKLQEVTGAFPSRTPMNEKITRTIEKEDFRIEHIIYESQPGYYVTASLFIPSKIKGRMPAIIYCSGHSNTGYRSYQNILVNLVKKGFIVFAFDPAGQGERLQYFNPSTGKSDFQWPAWEHSYAGAQVFLTGNTLANYFIWDGIRAVDYLLTRKEVDRNRIGITGRSGGGTQAAFIAAFDERITAVAPENYITSFQRLYQSMGPQDAEQNFFNGIQQGIDMADLLLVRAPKPALIIATTQDMFPIQGTIETLRELERIYNAYDQPAQCKMVTDDAPHASTKKNREAMYAFFRRVLNNPGDTTDQQYKPLTAEELKVTSTGQLTTCLKGETIFSLNKKEAELKMQSLEKKRNYTPGYFSAIVQNAKSLSGYQEPDQLAIPVFAGRAERPGYSIEKYLLKGEGDYMIPYTVWKPAIPSDKVLIYLDPSGKSADAATGGR; from the coding sequence ATGTTTCGATTCAAAAAAAGATATTTCCTGTTTTGCATTTGCCTGTCTCTCTTTGGGGAACAGGCAAGTGCACAACAGGAATTCGATGGTCTGCGTGGCACACATAACTGGATCGGATTCAGTGATGCATGTAATTCATTGTACCATCATCTTGCCCAACAGGCTTACCATTACCTGGAACAGCGCGCCAAAGGAATTGCAGGTATCAAAACCCTGGCACAATGGAAAGAGAGACAATTGTGGACAAGGAAAAAGTTGCAGGAAGTAACCGGCGCTTTCCCTTCGCGGACCCCAATGAATGAAAAGATCACAAGAACAATTGAGAAAGAAGATTTCAGGATAGAACATATTATTTATGAATCACAACCGGGTTATTATGTTACGGCTTCGCTTTTCATTCCATCGAAAATAAAGGGGAGGATGCCGGCCATCATTTATTGCAGCGGGCATTCCAACACCGGCTACCGTTCTTATCAGAATATTCTGGTCAACCTGGTTAAAAAAGGATTTATCGTTTTTGCCTTTGATCCGGCAGGACAGGGGGAACGATTACAATATTTCAATCCATCAACAGGTAAATCGGATTTTCAATGGCCTGCCTGGGAGCACTCTTATGCAGGAGCGCAGGTATTCCTCACGGGCAATACACTCGCGAATTATTTTATCTGGGATGGGATCCGTGCAGTGGATTATCTGCTTACGAGAAAGGAAGTGGACAGGAACAGGATCGGCATCACGGGCCGCTCCGGTGGCGGTACGCAGGCTGCTTTCATTGCGGCTTTTGATGAACGTATTACTGCAGTTGCCCCGGAAAATTATATCACCAGCTTTCAACGATTGTATCAATCCATGGGGCCGCAGGATGCAGAACAGAATTTTTTCAACGGCATTCAACAGGGGATCGATATGGCAGACCTGTTGCTGGTGCGCGCTCCAAAACCAGCTTTGATCATTGCCACCACGCAGGACATGTTTCCCATTCAGGGGACTATTGAAACCCTGCGCGAACTGGAAAGGATTTATAACGCGTATGATCAACCGGCTCAATGCAAAATGGTGACGGATGATGCGCCGCATGCCAGCACCAAAAAGAACAGGGAAGCAATGTATGCATTCTTTCGCCGTGTGCTGAATAATCCCGGCGATACAACCGACCAGCAATACAAACCGCTGACTGCTGAAGAGTTGAAAGTGACTTCAACAGGACAATTAACTACCTGCCTGAAAGGAGAAACAATTTTCAGTCTGAACAAAAAAGAGGCTGAGCTAAAAATGCAGTCGCTGGAAAAAAAGAGAAACTATACGCCGGGGTATTTTTCTGCAATAGTGCAAAATGCGAAAAGTTTATCAGGTTATCAGGAACCGGACCAGCTTGCTATACCCGTCTTTGCAGGAAGAGCAGAACGGCCCGGTTACAGTATAGAAAAATATCTGCTTAAAGGGGAAGGGGATTACATGATCCCGTATACTGTCTGGAAGCCTGCAATACCATCTGATAAAGTTCTTATCTATCTGGACCCTTCAGGAAAATCCGCCGATGCTGCTACAGGGGGGCGATAG
- a CDS encoding SusC/RagA family TonB-linked outer membrane protein, which yields MKLTFLFLFVCSLHVSAIGYAQRVFTLNMKNVGVDEVLSQLQKESDYRFFYNNRQVKALDKVSIVVENETLANILDRILNKKLSYQILEENIVIISPPKASGSADQPIQGTVTDEKGMPLTGVSVQIKGTKKGVTTDAKGSFAIDADPGAVLVISFVGYEAQEIAVNKQTNLQVKLQSSSSELEQLVVIGYGTVRKRDVTGSVGQVKVNELQKAPVISFEEALAGRMAGVKVTSADGQPGAPINVVIRGTNSVTQDNSPLYVIDGFPMENPDNYTLNPAEIESIEVLKDASSTAIYGARGANGVVIITTKKGKMGDPVVAYNSYYGFMQNKRKMDLMNAYEFVKYQYERDSANANAIYLTDGKKIEDFRNAPSIDLQDEIFRSSPFQNHFLSVSGGKGGTRYAVSGSILNQDGVIKNSGYDRYQGRVNLDQTVNSNLKIGINSNYSVTNRFGTVPSEQVTGFFYGNLLYSVWGYRPATGRPINDPVDNQDDDFLSLQGFNPVQTVENEHRKNRTDLLTVNAYAEYAIGKYLKLRVSGGLTKSKITRESFNNSKTRLGSPLTTSGQNNGINGSVISNELQSLLNENTLSFNKTFNKDHNLNAVAGFTAQKTTTSSYGAAANHIPNEALGIAGIDEGQPVNVNSTASLYTLASFLARVNYSYKSKYLLTASIRSDGSSKFSEDNKWGYFPSAALAWRLDRENFMRSFDFISDAKLRVSYGVTGNNRVPDFAYLSQIDLPSSLGYSYNNLPVNAAIISELGNMNLKWESTNQFNVGIDLGFLNDRFTLVADWYRKVTSDLLLNAKLPSSMGFTDAVKNIGKVQNQGLEFTLNSVNVKNKNFTWNSNFNISFNRNKVLALAENQSTLFTLATWNIDLRTVPLYIAEVGQPVARFWGYQWEGNYQFSDFDETAPSVYVLKSKIATYNKDRTLTKPGDIKYKDINGDGVVNTDDRTIIGNPNPKFTGGFSNDITWKNFDLNVFIEFSYGNDVMNGNRIIFEGGGRVNQNMYATYLDRWTPENQNNEFYRTNGRGPADFGYSTRVVEDASYARIKTVSLGYNIPARIISKAMLKAVRVYASAQNLHTFTKYKGFDPEVSAYGNSALMPGFDYSVYPRSRTIIFGANISF from the coding sequence ATGAAACTGACTTTCCTGTTTCTTTTCGTTTGCAGCCTTCATGTTTCTGCTATCGGGTACGCCCAACGGGTGTTCACGCTCAATATGAAAAATGTTGGAGTGGATGAGGTGTTAAGTCAGTTGCAGAAAGAAAGTGATTACCGTTTCTTTTACAACAACCGTCAGGTGAAAGCGCTGGACAAGGTGAGCATCGTTGTAGAAAATGAAACACTGGCCAATATTCTCGACAGGATACTCAACAAAAAATTATCCTACCAGATCCTCGAAGAAAATATCGTGATCATCTCACCGCCAAAAGCCAGCGGCAGTGCAGATCAACCAATACAGGGCACCGTCACGGATGAAAAAGGGATGCCGCTCACGGGAGTGTCGGTTCAAATAAAAGGAACGAAGAAAGGAGTTACTACAGATGCCAAAGGATCGTTTGCGATCGATGCAGATCCCGGCGCCGTGCTGGTGATCTCTTTCGTTGGATATGAGGCGCAGGAGATAGCTGTGAACAAACAAACCAATCTGCAGGTGAAATTACAATCATCTTCATCTGAACTTGAACAACTGGTGGTGATCGGATACGGAACTGTTCGAAAGAGGGACGTGACCGGTTCTGTTGGACAGGTGAAAGTGAATGAACTGCAGAAAGCCCCTGTGATATCTTTTGAAGAAGCATTGGCCGGAAGAATGGCCGGTGTTAAAGTGACTTCGGCAGATGGACAACCAGGCGCCCCCATCAACGTGGTGATCCGGGGCACCAATTCAGTTACCCAGGATAATTCACCCTTGTACGTGATCGATGGTTTTCCAATGGAAAATCCCGACAACTATACTTTAAATCCTGCGGAAATAGAATCTATTGAAGTATTGAAAGATGCCAGCTCCACCGCAATCTATGGCGCAAGAGGCGCCAATGGCGTTGTGATCATCACCACAAAAAAAGGAAAAATGGGAGACCCTGTAGTTGCCTACAATTCCTACTACGGATTCATGCAGAACAAAAGGAAGATGGATCTGATGAACGCTTACGAATTTGTGAAATACCAATATGAAAGAGACTCCGCAAATGCCAACGCCATTTACCTGACCGATGGAAAAAAAATTGAAGATTTCCGTAATGCGCCCAGTATCGATCTGCAGGATGAGATCTTCCGCAGCAGTCCATTCCAAAATCATTTCCTTTCAGTTAGTGGTGGTAAAGGTGGAACACGCTACGCGGTTTCCGGATCCATCCTCAACCAGGATGGTGTGATCAAAAACTCCGGTTATGATCGCTACCAGGGCAGGGTGAATCTTGATCAAACAGTCAATTCCAATCTCAAGATCGGGATCAACTCCAACTATAGTGTTACCAACAGATTTGGTACAGTGCCTTCTGAACAGGTTACCGGTTTCTTCTATGGCAATCTGCTCTACAGTGTTTGGGGATACAGGCCTGCAACAGGCCGCCCTATCAACGATCCGGTAGATAACCAGGACGATGATTTCCTCAGTCTGCAGGGCTTCAATCCGGTACAGACAGTGGAAAATGAACATCGGAAAAACAGGACAGACCTGCTCACGGTAAATGCATACGCAGAATATGCGATCGGTAAATATCTCAAGCTCCGGGTGAGCGGAGGCCTTACCAAATCGAAGATCACCAGGGAGTCTTTCAATAATTCAAAAACAAGACTGGGCAGTCCGTTGACCACCAGCGGCCAGAACAATGGCATCAATGGTTCCGTGATCTCCAATGAACTGCAAAGCCTGCTGAACGAGAATACACTCAGCTTCAACAAAACATTCAATAAAGATCATAACCTGAATGCCGTGGCAGGTTTTACGGCGCAGAAAACAACCACTTCGTCCTACGGCGCCGCTGCCAACCATATTCCCAATGAAGCGCTGGGCATTGCCGGAATCGATGAAGGGCAACCGGTGAATGTGAACTCCACCGCATCACTGTACACCCTGGCTTCTTTCCTGGCCCGCGTGAATTATTCCTACAAATCGAAATACCTGCTGACCGCTTCCATCCGCTCAGACGGGTCCTCCAAATTCTCTGAAGACAATAAATGGGGCTATTTCCCATCCGCTGCACTGGCATGGCGGCTTGACAGGGAGAACTTCATGAGATCATTCGATTTTATTTCAGATGCCAAACTTCGTGTAAGCTATGGCGTTACCGGTAATAACCGCGTCCCTGATTTCGCTTATCTCTCACAGATAGACCTTCCTTCTTCACTTGGTTACAGCTACAACAACCTTCCGGTGAATGCAGCCATTATTTCCGAGCTGGGCAATATGAACCTGAAATGGGAAAGCACCAATCAGTTCAATGTGGGTATCGACCTGGGTTTTCTCAATGATCGCTTTACCCTGGTGGCGGATTGGTACAGAAAGGTCACTTCCGATCTTTTGCTGAATGCAAAACTCCCTTCCTCCATGGGCTTTACCGATGCAGTGAAGAATATCGGCAAAGTGCAGAACCAGGGATTGGAATTCACGCTCAATTCAGTAAATGTGAAAAACAAGAATTTCACCTGGAATTCCAATTTCAATATTTCATTCAACAGGAATAAAGTGCTGGCGCTGGCAGAGAACCAGTCTACCTTATTCACGCTGGCCACCTGGAATATCGATCTCAGAACGGTTCCCCTGTACATTGCTGAAGTGGGGCAACCCGTTGCCAGGTTCTGGGGTTATCAATGGGAAGGGAATTACCAGTTCAGTGATTTTGATGAGACTGCGCCTAGTGTGTATGTGCTGAAATCAAAGATCGCTACTTACAATAAAGACAGAACGCTCACCAAACCGGGAGATATCAAATACAAAGACATCAATGGTGATGGAGTGGTCAATACGGATGACAGGACCATCATCGGTAACCCCAATCCAAAATTCACCGGTGGTTTTTCCAATGATATCACCTGGAAGAATTTCGATCTGAACGTATTCATCGAATTCTCCTATGGGAATGATGTGATGAATGGCAACCGCATCATTTTTGAAGGCGGCGGCCGCGTGAACCAGAATATGTATGCCACTTACCTGGATCGCTGGACGCCGGAAAATCAGAACAATGAATTTTATCGGACCAACGGGAGAGGACCAGCCGATTTCGGTTACTCCACAAGGGTAGTGGAAGATGCTTCCTATGCCAGGATCAAAACTGTTTCACTGGGTTATAATATTCCGGCCAGGATCATTTCCAAAGCCATGCTGAAAGCCGTTCGTGTGTATGCTTCGGCACAGAACCTGCACACGTTCACGAAGTACAAGGGATTCGATCCTGAAGTATCTGCCTATGGCAATTCGGCGCTGATGCCCGGCTTCGATTATTCTGTGTACCCACGTTCCAGAACAATCATTTTTGGCGCTAATATTTCATTCTAA
- a CDS encoding DUF4838 domain-containing protein → MKNFLLSGMFTAFLCSFIAFVTKAEELIIVKNGQQAVVVVGKNASSVEQYAARELQRTIQLMSGAMLKIENGNERIPRIVIGTPASQDEIARLVNEMKLQGAGEEQLAVYRTGNTLFLAGNTPRAALYATYTFLTDVLGARWYWPGASGEYIPERKTITIDTLQISDSPDLAIRSLAITGVPNGDPDTDTWMARNRLNLVSSRAGGDSSGKIIPVRREKGFLIRIAGHNVILPEPLLREHPEYLAEIGGKRQFHPRNASHLCWSNPAVQDEVVKMIAGWWKESPYPDIVHFYPADQTLYCQCGNCKAMGDISTRWQKFSRILIGKLEKIVPGKRYWTYAYLEYKKVPDTVPAPFELIPYALYDVSYRHLLSGNSEYNKESIAELDGWMSKGVNTGIRGYEYIIFKEPMLTPMVSWVVDQMRWAHQRGLTAYMSELPAFNMPANTAPEHTYWNCSRLALYAATRAMWNTDITAEEVVKDWCATVYGPAAEEMVQYYFDLESAWRNNPEKITLFLNSAVAHVDDIFSDPLFQKLEYQFEASEKKIRSITDSRQTVRIGSQLSLEKKMLANWKRLFELKHRNAGIHTMDTTKKGILLYDAGQDSSPLSIALQENGWDVSIESTDLLKFKPYLQTRASVMLLRYSKNGKAEKWNADTFIRKNVKRYIEKGGVVILAVSGDIPVNNWFPGVPAVKWSGAEPVKFRKTIQLQSGRWQTWPNDLAESLNKGLPPNKGFRPLSEGWETLAAIPMSGGSDAGWLLRKKIGKGWLVLTSAPMGYEGGFELLSGRNAVNVVKLIENLQADNSDK, encoded by the coding sequence ATGAAAAATTTCCTTCTTTCAGGAATGTTCACAGCATTCCTTTGCAGCTTCATTGCCTTTGTTACCAAAGCTGAAGAATTGATCATCGTAAAAAATGGACAGCAGGCAGTGGTTGTTGTCGGCAAAAACGCCAGCTCTGTTGAGCAATATGCGGCCCGTGAATTACAACGAACCATTCAGTTGATGAGTGGCGCGATGTTGAAAATAGAAAACGGGAATGAACGGATCCCGCGGATCGTGATCGGTACGCCTGCATCACAGGACGAGATTGCGCGGCTGGTGAATGAAATGAAATTGCAGGGAGCAGGTGAAGAACAATTGGCGGTATATCGAACCGGGAATACTTTGTTCCTGGCCGGCAATACGCCCCGGGCTGCCTTGTATGCCACTTACACTTTTCTAACTGATGTGCTGGGCGCACGCTGGTACTGGCCGGGAGCTTCCGGTGAATACATTCCCGAAAGAAAAACGATCACCATCGATACACTGCAAATTTCCGATAGTCCTGATCTTGCCATTCGCTCACTTGCCATCACCGGCGTACCCAATGGCGATCCTGATACAGATACCTGGATGGCGAGGAACAGGTTGAACCTCGTTTCTTCAAGAGCTGGGGGCGACAGTTCGGGAAAAATAATTCCTGTGAGACGGGAGAAAGGGTTCCTGATCCGAATTGCGGGGCATAATGTTATCCTGCCAGAACCATTGTTGCGCGAGCATCCGGAATACCTGGCTGAAATAGGTGGGAAGAGACAGTTCCATCCGAGGAACGCCTCGCACCTCTGCTGGAGCAATCCGGCTGTGCAGGATGAAGTGGTGAAAATGATCGCTGGTTGGTGGAAGGAAAGTCCATATCCCGATATTGTACATTTTTATCCCGCTGATCAAACCTTGTATTGCCAGTGTGGCAATTGCAAAGCGATGGGCGATATCAGTACCCGCTGGCAGAAATTCTCCCGGATACTGATCGGCAAGCTGGAAAAGATTGTCCCGGGCAAACGCTACTGGACCTATGCCTACCTCGAATACAAAAAAGTCCCCGACACCGTACCTGCCCCTTTCGAATTGATACCTTATGCGCTGTATGATGTGAGTTATCGTCACCTGCTGTCTGGCAACAGTGAATACAATAAAGAGTCCATTGCAGAACTTGATGGCTGGATGAGTAAGGGCGTGAACACAGGCATCAGGGGATACGAGTATATCATTTTCAAAGAACCGATGCTAACGCCGATGGTTAGCTGGGTAGTTGATCAGATGCGATGGGCGCATCAACGGGGGCTTACAGCTTATATGTCGGAATTGCCTGCTTTTAATATGCCGGCCAATACTGCGCCTGAGCATACTTACTGGAATTGCAGCAGGCTTGCATTGTATGCGGCAACGCGCGCAATGTGGAATACAGATATTACTGCGGAAGAGGTCGTGAAAGACTGGTGCGCTACTGTTTACGGCCCTGCTGCTGAAGAAATGGTTCAGTATTATTTTGATCTGGAATCTGCCTGGCGCAACAATCCTGAAAAGATCACACTGTTCCTGAATTCCGCAGTGGCGCATGTAGATGATATTTTTTCAGATCCGCTTTTTCAAAAACTGGAGTATCAATTTGAAGCATCTGAAAAAAAGATAAGATCAATAACTGATAGCAGGCAAACAGTAAGGATAGGATCGCAGCTGTCGCTTGAAAAAAAGATGCTGGCCAACTGGAAAAGGCTTTTTGAGCTGAAGCACAGGAATGCCGGCATTCATACAATGGATACTACAAAAAAAGGAATACTGCTGTATGATGCAGGGCAGGATAGTAGTCCATTGTCCATCGCATTGCAGGAGAACGGCTGGGATGTAAGTATAGAGTCAACTGATCTGCTGAAGTTCAAACCTTACCTGCAAACCAGGGCATCGGTGATGTTGCTTCGATATTCAAAAAATGGGAAAGCAGAAAAATGGAATGCAGATACATTCATCAGGAAGAATGTAAAACGATACATTGAAAAAGGTGGAGTGGTAATTCTGGCTGTCAGTGGCGATATTCCTGTGAACAACTGGTTTCCCGGCGTTCCCGCCGTAAAATGGTCGGGCGCAGAACCAGTAAAGTTCAGGAAAACAATTCAGTTGCAATCGGGCAGATGGCAGACATGGCCGAATGATCTGGCGGAATCGCTCAATAAAGGGTTGCCACCGAATAAAGGATTCAGGCCTTTGTCTGAAGGATGGGAAACCCTTGCTGCCATTCCAATGTCAGGTGGTAGCGATGCCGGTTGGTTGTTGCGTAAGAAGATCGGCAAAGGCTGGCTGGTGCTTACCAGCGCCCCGATGGGATATGAAGGCGGATTTGAATTGCTGAGTGGAAGGAACGCGGTAAATGTTGTAAAGCTGATTGAAAACCTGCAGGCAGATAATTCTGATAAATAA